The following are encoded together in the Serratia odorifera genome:
- a CDS encoding GNAT family N-acetyltransferase, producing MQIQLRLAQPSDRLAIAQLIHHSTNAWYQRHGMAAIFPDMAESCGLFVDVYQQLDAGHHWVAQDQRGVLCGSCFFHPRETHLGLGIMNVHPDYFGRGIAAQLLHKGDELAGGLPQRLLSSALNLDSYALYHRAGFAPYAVYQDMAIAVPPRGLDLSPSSHVRVRQAQPADLPAIMQLERQLLGIARRRDIEFLLGDGSGYWRTAVWEQDGIIGGYLASVAHPASRMLGPGCCQREEMALELLGWMLDRHHRGHTAVVLVPAQSSALSRALLRWGGRICELHLAQAKGEAQRPGGVVMPSFLPESG from the coding sequence ATGCAAATTCAATTACGCCTGGCGCAGCCCAGCGATCGCCTGGCGATTGCCCAACTAATTCACCATTCAACCAATGCCTGGTACCAGCGGCACGGTATGGCGGCGATTTTCCCGGACATGGCGGAAAGCTGCGGGCTGTTTGTCGATGTGTATCAACAACTGGATGCCGGCCACCACTGGGTTGCGCAGGATCAACGCGGCGTGCTGTGCGGCTCCTGCTTCTTTCATCCGCGCGAAACACACCTTGGACTGGGCATCATGAACGTCCATCCCGACTATTTTGGTCGTGGCATTGCGGCGCAGCTATTGCACAAGGGCGATGAGCTGGCGGGCGGGCTGCCGCAGCGGCTGTTGTCCAGCGCGCTGAATCTGGATTCTTACGCGCTTTATCATCGCGCCGGTTTTGCGCCGTATGCGGTCTATCAGGATATGGCGATCGCGGTGCCGCCACGGGGTCTTGACCTTTCGCCGTCGTCACACGTTCGGGTTCGTCAGGCTCAGCCAGCGGATTTGCCCGCCATCATGCAGCTGGAGCGTCAACTGCTGGGCATCGCCCGGCGACGGGATATCGAATTCTTGCTTGGCGACGGCAGTGGATATTGGCGCACGGCCGTGTGGGAGCAGGACGGCATTATCGGCGGCTACCTGGCATCGGTTGCCCATCCGGCGTCACGCATGCTGGGGCCGGGATGCTGCCAGCGCGAAGAGATGGCGCTGGAGCTGCTGGGCTGGATGCTCGACCGACATCATCGCGGCCATACGGCGGTGGTATTGGTGCCGGCGCAGTCCTCGGCGCTTAGTCGAGCGCTGTTGCGCTGGGGGGGACGGATTTGCGAATTGCATCTGGCGCAGGCGAAGGGCGAGGCACAACGTCCCGGCGGCGTGGTCATGCCGTCCTTTCTGCCTGAAAGCGGATAA
- a CDS encoding MFS transporter — protein sequence MQTDSVALGAKSVTFKWVVPRLALMMFLQFFVWGAWYVTLGVVMGKYGMAAIIGDAYSTGPIASILSPFVLGMVVDRFFASQKVLGLLHLVGAALLWWMPGFFADQQSGLLWVIFGYMLCYMPTIALSNNVAFYSLSNSEKAFPVVRAFGTLGWIVAGLIVGASGLSDSTGIFTLAAVASLVLAIYSFTLPHTPAPERGKPVQMRDLLCADAFAMLKQRHFLVFIICATLISIPLAAYYAYAAPFVAATGFSNVGGVMSLGQMSELFFMLLIPLLFVRLGIKMMLLIGMLSWCLRYVMFALGITEELRWMIYLGIILHGMCYDFFFVIGFIYTDKVAGDKVKGQAQSLLVLFTYGLGMLIGSQLSGALFNRMVTAQGAAALPQWQSFWWYPAIGALVIALLFFFTFNYRETPKGDSNDG from the coding sequence ATGCAAACCGACAGCGTGGCCCTGGGGGCCAAAAGTGTCACATTCAAATGGGTGGTGCCGCGGCTGGCGCTGATGATGTTCCTGCAATTCTTCGTCTGGGGCGCGTGGTACGTCACCCTCGGGGTGGTGATGGGCAAGTACGGCATGGCGGCGATCATCGGCGATGCTTATTCCACCGGGCCGATTGCCTCGATTCTGTCGCCGTTCGTTCTGGGCATGGTGGTGGATCGCTTCTTTGCCTCGCAAAAGGTACTGGGGTTGCTGCATCTGGTGGGCGCGGCATTGCTGTGGTGGATGCCGGGCTTTTTTGCCGATCAGCAAAGCGGTCTGCTGTGGGTCATCTTCGGCTATATGCTGTGTTATATGCCGACCATTGCGCTGAGTAATAACGTGGCGTTTTACAGTCTCAGCAACAGCGAAAAGGCCTTCCCGGTGGTACGGGCGTTCGGTACGCTGGGGTGGATTGTGGCCGGGCTGATCGTCGGCGCCAGCGGTTTGTCTGACAGTACCGGCATTTTCACCCTGGCGGCGGTGGCTTCGCTGGTATTGGCTATCTACAGCTTCACCTTGCCGCATACCCCGGCACCGGAGCGCGGTAAACCGGTGCAGATGCGCGATCTGCTGTGCGCTGACGCTTTCGCGATGCTCAAGCAGCGCCATTTTCTGGTGTTTATCATCTGCGCCACGCTGATCTCGATTCCGCTGGCGGCGTATTACGCCTATGCAGCGCCGTTCGTGGCGGCTACCGGCTTTAGCAACGTCGGCGGTGTGATGTCGCTGGGGCAAATGTCCGAGCTGTTCTTCATGCTGCTGATCCCGCTGCTGTTCGTTCGGTTGGGCATCAAGATGATGCTGTTGATCGGCATGCTGTCATGGTGCCTGCGTTACGTGATGTTTGCGCTTGGCATCACCGAAGAGCTGCGCTGGATGATTTACCTCGGCATTATCCTGCACGGCATGTGTTATGACTTTTTCTTCGTCATCGGTTTTATCTATACCGACAAAGTGGCGGGCGACAAGGTCAAGGGGCAGGCGCAAAGCCTGCTGGTGCTGTTTACCTACGGCCTTGGCATGTTGATCGGCTCGCAGCTCAGCGGCGCATTGTTCAACCGTATGGTGACGGCGCAGGGGGCGGCGGCGTTGCCGCAATGGCAAAGTTTCTGGTGGTATCCGGCGATTGGCGCGTTGGTAATTGCGCTGCTGTTCTTCTTCACCTTCAACTACCGCGAAACGCCAAAAGGAGACAGCAACGATGGCTGA